In Zingiber officinale cultivar Zhangliang chromosome 11B, Zo_v1.1, whole genome shotgun sequence, a single window of DNA contains:
- the LOC122034707 gene encoding eukaryotic translation initiation factor 5A-2-like, with product MSDEEHHFESKADAGASKTFPQQAGTIRKNGYIVIKGRACKVVEVSTSKTGKHGHAKCHFVAIDIFNAKKLEDIVPSSHNCDVPHVNRTDYQLIDISEDGFISLLTDNGSTKDDLRLPTDETLLAQIKDGFAEGKDLVVTVMSAMGEEQICALKDVGPK from the exons ATGTCGGACGAGGAGCATCATTTTGAGTCGAAGGCGGACGCTGGGGCATCCAAGACCTTCCCACAGCAAGCCGGTACCATCCGCAAGAATGGGTACATCGTAATCAAGGGAAGAGCGTGCAAG GTTGTAGAGGTTTCAACTTCTAAGACTGGAAAACATGGTCATGCTAAATGCCACTTTGTGGCTATTGATATCTTCAATGCCAAAAAACTTGAAGATATTGTCCCTTCTTCTCATAACTGTGAT GTTCCTCATGTCAATCGTACTGATTATCAACTTATTGACATCTCTGAGGATGGATTT ATTAGTCTGTTGACTGACAATGGAAGCACCAAAGATGACTTGAGACTCCCAACTGATGAAACTTTACTTGCTCAG ATCAAAGATGGTTTTGCAGAAGGGAAGGATCTGGTGGTGACTGTCATGTCTGCGATGGGTGAAGAGCAGATCTGTGCGTTGAAGGACGTTGGTCCCAAGTAG